Proteins encoded in a region of the Paenibacillus sp. W2I17 genome:
- a CDS encoding LrgB family protein: MIGFLCLLLTVGIYGVAKRMYRNLPKVYLSPLLITPLLVVGILLATGTDYATYSSGGKWLSLLLQPATVAFAVPLYTFFHVLKKHISEIVFSVMTGSVVAVLSSALLAKWLRLDSGLIHSLIPRSITTPIAMNVSATIGGIPAVTAVFVIMTGLLGVIMGPSIVKMLRIDGEIARGTLFGTGAHGTGTSKAFELSSLTGTISSISMVLAALFTLAVAPVLSKLIFP; this comes from the coding sequence ATGATTGGATTTCTCTGCCTGCTGTTAACCGTCGGTATCTATGGGGTCGCCAAACGAATGTATCGTAATCTGCCAAAAGTATATCTGTCTCCACTGCTCATTACGCCGCTGCTTGTTGTTGGCATATTGCTTGCAACAGGAACGGATTATGCCACTTATAGCAGTGGCGGCAAATGGCTGAGTTTGCTTCTTCAACCGGCCACCGTGGCTTTTGCTGTACCGCTCTATACCTTTTTCCATGTACTCAAAAAACATATTTCCGAGATTGTCTTCAGTGTCATGACCGGCTCGGTCGTTGCAGTACTCTCTTCTGCCCTGCTCGCCAAATGGTTGCGCCTGGATTCCGGTCTCATTCATAGTCTGATCCCAAGATCCATTACAACACCCATTGCCATGAACGTATCCGCCACAATCGGTGGCATACCCGCAGTGACAGCTGTTTTTGTTATTATGACCGGTTTGCTAGGGGTGATTATGGGACCTTCGATTGTCAAAATGCTGCGCATCGATGGGGAGATTGCACGAGGCACCCTGTTTGGAACCGGTGCCCATGGCACAGGGACATCCAAGGCGTTTGAACTGAGTTCCCTGACCGGTACCATCTCCAGCATCTCCATGGTGCTCGCTGCATTGTTCACTTTAGCGGTTGCACCCGTCCTTTCCAAACTTATTTTTCCATAA
- a CDS encoding DoxX family protein, with amino-acid sequence MNKILGYVFLVVLAGVFVMTGFNKISGADMMIQTFESFSYPTWTMYLLGAVELLSAVGLLIPRTRILASGILTFILIGAVGSHLIYAQYAAVPFPAVLLVANIIVLVVGMRRLEAEEEGQMDAVQA; translated from the coding sequence ATGAACAAGATTTTGGGTTACGTTTTTTTGGTTGTGTTAGCAGGTGTCTTCGTCATGACGGGGTTTAATAAGATTAGTGGAGCAGACATGATGATTCAGACCTTCGAGAGTTTCTCTTATCCGACATGGACCATGTATCTGCTGGGTGCCGTGGAGTTGCTTAGTGCTGTAGGACTGCTGATTCCACGTACTCGCATCTTGGCTTCTGGCATACTGACATTCATTTTGATTGGGGCCGTGGGAAGTCATCTGATCTATGCACAATACGCTGCTGTTCCGTTCCCGGCTGTGTTGTTGGTAGCTAACATCATTGTCCTGGTTGTGGGCATGCGCAGATTGGAAGCGGAAGAAGAAGGCCAGATGGACGCGGTTCAGGCGTAA
- a CDS encoding LysR family transcriptional regulator, producing MDIRHLQYFLEVARQQSFTKAAEVLYITQPTISKTVKSLEEELGITLLDRYGKKVELTDAGHVFFRQALEIEKSFRSLSSELDDLMNLKKGHLRIGLPPMVGSSFFPMIIGEFHKAYPQVTIQLFEDGAKKVEADVISGALDIGVAVLPTVDELLDHFVFVKEKLNLLVHPSHPLAGKESVALHELENDAFVLFREDFALHDRIIVACQHAGFQPRVVYESSQWDLLSAMVAANLGVALLPETICREVDHMRVRIIPVVEPVIPWQLGMIWRKDRYLSFATREWIGFTQSMLGE from the coding sequence ATGGATATCCGCCATTTGCAATATTTTCTGGAAGTTGCCCGGCAGCAGAGCTTCACAAAAGCCGCCGAAGTACTGTATATCACCCAGCCTACGATCAGCAAGACGGTCAAGAGTCTTGAAGAGGAATTGGGTATCACGTTGTTGGACCGTTATGGCAAAAAAGTGGAATTAACCGATGCAGGTCATGTGTTTTTTCGGCAGGCACTGGAGATTGAAAAATCATTCCGCAGTCTGTCGTCCGAATTGGACGATCTGATGAACTTGAAGAAAGGCCATCTGCGGATCGGCTTGCCGCCAATGGTAGGATCAAGCTTTTTCCCCATGATCATTGGTGAATTTCACAAAGCCTACCCGCAGGTGACCATTCAGCTGTTTGAGGATGGAGCCAAAAAAGTGGAGGCCGATGTGATCAGTGGTGCACTGGATATTGGCGTTGCCGTACTGCCAACCGTGGATGAGCTGTTGGATCATTTTGTGTTTGTGAAAGAGAAGCTGAACCTGCTTGTACACCCTTCACATCCACTTGCGGGGAAAGAGTCAGTTGCGCTGCATGAACTGGAAAACGACGCCTTTGTGCTGTTTCGGGAGGATTTTGCGCTGCATGACCGGATTATTGTGGCCTGTCAGCATGCTGGCTTCCAGCCCCGGGTGGTATATGAGAGCTCTCAGTGGGATCTGCTCAGCGCGATGGTTGCCGCCAATCTGGGGGTGGCCTTACTACCGGAGACGATCTGTCGTGAGGTGGACCATATGCGTGTACGCATTATACCCGTGGTGGAACCGGTGATTCCATGGCAGCTCGGCATGATCTGGCGGAAGGACCGCTATCTGTCTTTTGCCACGAGAGAGTGGATCGGATTCACACAGTCAATGCTGGGTGAGTAA
- a CDS encoding Gfo/Idh/MocA family protein, whose protein sequence is MTLQIGIIGTGWFSKVHADILARMEGVRVASVCGTSLEKAEAMASVYDAVGYGELEHMLDGEKLDAVYICVPPMSHGSIESELIRRDIPFLVEKPLSTGMDVPRQVLDQVQKSGLLTSVGYHFRYQEAAQVLQQAMKEQTVGMALGRWMGGMPGVAWWRRQDGSGGQFVEQTTHIVDLLRYCAGEVTEVYAVAAQRSMHEKHEHVTVADVANVTLKLESGAIASIANTCLLPDGEGGAGLQFYTDAGVWDWTPERLLLPSAAKHAMAGLEIPAGHNPYERENEAFIHALRTGDRSRILSDYADACRTQEITTAALASADSGLPVQLQPSKHLSH, encoded by the coding sequence ATGACATTACAGATCGGAATCATTGGAACAGGCTGGTTCAGTAAGGTACACGCGGATATTCTCGCACGGATGGAAGGTGTTCGTGTTGCGAGTGTCTGTGGAACATCGCTCGAAAAGGCAGAGGCTATGGCCTCCGTTTATGATGCTGTTGGTTACGGGGAACTTGAACATATGCTGGATGGTGAGAAGCTGGATGCGGTGTATATCTGTGTGCCTCCGATGTCTCACGGGTCGATTGAGTCCGAATTAATCCGACGCGATATTCCATTCCTGGTGGAGAAACCGCTGAGTACCGGAATGGATGTTCCGCGTCAGGTGTTGGATCAGGTACAAAAGAGCGGATTGTTAACCTCTGTAGGATACCATTTCCGTTATCAGGAGGCCGCGCAGGTCCTGCAGCAAGCGATGAAAGAACAGACGGTCGGCATGGCTCTTGGTCGCTGGATGGGCGGAATGCCAGGGGTCGCCTGGTGGCGGCGTCAGGACGGTTCAGGAGGACAATTCGTAGAGCAGACTACACATATTGTAGACTTGCTTCGGTATTGTGCAGGAGAAGTTACGGAGGTATATGCTGTAGCAGCTCAGCGAAGCATGCATGAGAAGCATGAGCATGTGACCGTTGCCGATGTGGCAAATGTGACGCTCAAGTTGGAAAGTGGAGCGATTGCCAGTATCGCCAATACATGTCTGTTGCCAGACGGAGAGGGCGGCGCAGGACTCCAGTTCTACACGGATGCAGGTGTGTGGGATTGGACGCCAGAACGTTTGCTTCTGCCAAGTGCCGCAAAACATGCGATGGCAGGTCTGGAGATTCCGGCAGGACATAATCCATACGAGCGTGAGAATGAAGCGTTCATTCACGCCCTGCGTACGGGGGACCGTTCACGAATTCTGTCCGATTATGCGGATGCCTGCCGTACACAGGAGATTACGACGGCGGCGCTGGCATCAGCAGATTCCGGTCTGCCTGTACAGCTTCAGCCTTCTAAACATCTCTCTCATTAA
- a CDS encoding CidA/LrgA family protein: protein MKKWGLGIAQVALLMVFSLLMDLLARTLHLPVPGSILGMVVLFILLQTRVVKLRWIEVGAAWLLGELLLFFIPSAVGIMNYMPMLEHDGLQILFIVLLSTFLVMSCTGLVATRIAKRKERHTG from the coding sequence GTGAAAAAATGGGGCCTTGGTATTGCACAGGTTGCGCTCTTAATGGTTTTTTCACTGCTCATGGACCTGTTGGCCCGTACTCTCCATCTTCCTGTACCGGGTTCCATACTCGGTATGGTTGTGTTATTCATTCTGCTTCAGACTCGTGTCGTGAAGCTGCGCTGGATTGAAGTTGGAGCTGCCTGGTTGCTCGGTGAACTATTGTTATTTTTTATCCCGTCAGCCGTTGGCATTATGAACTATATGCCCATGCTGGAGCATGACGGATTGCAGATTTTATTCATCGTACTACTTAGTACTTTCCTGGTCATGTCCTGCACAGGCCTGGTGGCTACACGAATCGCCAAACGAAAGGAGCGTCACACCGGATGA
- a CDS encoding DNA alkylation repair protein has product MNTKPDLFIPEDIFLRKGARKATEIPEHIRNWLQAGHIESVNLTEWLAVDHVSLFQKVTHEWGMDAETRAITEQLTQMDEQRIMKIIPAIAMQWLDLLKRPSVNEQTNLFRSIAEHRSDSVRCWAAYIIGLDSGLNLTEKLEHIRPFATDHHFGVREIAWMAVRESISAELSLALQQLITWSVDPDPLIRRFAIESIRPRGVWAKHIQELKENPAMALPLLDAVKSDAHKYVQDSVSNWLNDASKTNPEWVRQVCATWTQQSDTKHTRRIVTRATRSLT; this is encoded by the coding sequence TTGAATACTAAGCCAGATCTATTTATCCCTGAAGACATTTTTCTTCGCAAAGGTGCCCGTAAAGCAACGGAAATCCCTGAGCATATCCGCAATTGGCTACAAGCAGGACATATCGAATCGGTCAATCTGACCGAATGGCTGGCTGTAGATCACGTTTCTCTTTTTCAGAAGGTTACCCATGAATGGGGAATGGATGCCGAAACCAGAGCAATTACAGAGCAGTTAACACAGATGGATGAGCAGCGGATCATGAAAATCATCCCGGCCATAGCCATGCAATGGCTTGATCTGTTGAAACGTCCATCAGTCAATGAACAAACGAATCTCTTTCGTTCCATTGCAGAGCATCGTTCAGACAGTGTTCGCTGCTGGGCGGCTTATATCATTGGGCTGGATTCCGGTCTGAACCTGACTGAAAAGTTGGAGCATATTCGGCCCTTTGCAACAGATCATCACTTTGGTGTAAGAGAAATCGCCTGGATGGCTGTACGGGAGTCCATTTCTGCCGAATTATCCTTAGCCCTGCAGCAGTTAATCACATGGAGCGTTGACCCTGATCCACTGATCCGCCGCTTTGCCATAGAATCAATCAGACCTCGTGGCGTCTGGGCCAAGCATATTCAGGAGTTAAAAGAAAACCCCGCCATGGCCCTTCCCTTGCTCGACGCGGTGAAATCCGATGCCCATAAGTATGTGCAGGATTCGGTAAGTAACTGGCTGAACGACGCCAGCAAGACCAATCCAGAGTGGGTGCGGCAGGTCTGTGCCACTTGGACTCAGCAGTCGGATACCAAACATACGCGGCGAATCGTTACACGTGCCACGCGAAGTCTTACATAA
- a CDS encoding Crp/Fnr family transcriptional regulator produces MDKILYLSQFDLMSSLSEADLIEMDGMTSITTIPKNRQIQTPDTFTEGFYFVKRGKVRLYTLNPEGKQFTLDILTEGNVFGEMNGISLGTRAVYIETMEECDICLMDKQRFEQFLIEHPEFMMRLMNVLSERIKRMSELTQTLALGNLHEKVIHNLFRLAEQMGWIEEDEYCRIQLGLTHQEIAWMAGATRESVTIVMQELARAGRIRTGFKSVSLHRDEIANLRKITAHL; encoded by the coding sequence ATGGATAAAATTCTGTATTTATCACAATTCGACCTCATGTCCTCCTTATCCGAGGCAGACCTGATTGAAATGGATGGGATGACTTCTATTACGACCATACCCAAAAACAGACAGATCCAGACACCCGATACGTTTACTGAAGGTTTCTATTTTGTAAAACGGGGAAAGGTTCGTTTATATACATTAAATCCGGAGGGCAAGCAGTTCACTCTCGATATTTTGACGGAAGGTAACGTGTTTGGAGAAATGAACGGAATCTCACTCGGAACACGTGCCGTTTATATCGAAACGATGGAGGAGTGTGATATTTGCCTGATGGACAAACAACGTTTTGAACAGTTTCTGATTGAACATCCGGAATTTATGATGAGACTGATGAACGTACTAAGCGAGCGAATCAAACGAATGAGCGAGTTGACACAGACGCTCGCACTCGGAAACCTGCATGAAAAGGTGATACATAATCTCTTCCGCCTGGCTGAACAGATGGGATGGATCGAAGAAGATGAGTACTGCCGGATTCAACTCGGGCTTACCCATCAGGAGATTGCCTGGATGGCGGGAGCCACACGGGAATCGGTTACGATTGTCATGCAAGAGTTAGCAAGAGCAGGCCGTATTCGTACCGGATTCAAATCAGTCTCCCTTCATCGTGACGAAATCGCTAACCTCCGGAAAATCACGGCCCACTTGTAA
- the glpK gene encoding glycerol kinase GlpK, whose protein sequence is MEKYILALDQGTTSSRAILFNRGGEIVHIAQQEFPQYFPKPGWVEQNANEIWSSILAVMASCLAESGIKPIQIAGIGITNQRETVVVWDKETGRPIYNAVVWQSRQTADICEELKTQGLGDLFRRKTGLLIDPYFSGTKVKWILDHVPGARERAEKGELLFGTIDSWLIWKLSGGTHVTDISNASRTLIYNIYDLQWDDELLDILDIPKAMLPEVRGSSEVYAHTTDYHFFGHRIPIAGAAGDQQAAMFGQGCYTKGSMKNTYGTGCFMLMNTGENPVQSNHGLITTIAWGMNGKVEYALEGSIFVAGSAVQWLRDGLRMLRSSKDSEDYATRVLSTDGVYMVPAFVGLGSPYWDSEVKGAVFGLTRGTTKEHFIRATLEALAYQTKDVLEAMESDSGIPVHALRVDGGAAANDFLMQFQSDILGIPVERPTVNETTALGAAYLAGLAVGYWTSADELTDHENTERVFQPVMAEQQRTELYAGWKRAVNAAMAFK, encoded by the coding sequence ATGGAAAAATATATATTGGCTCTGGATCAGGGAACAACAAGCTCCCGAGCTATTCTATTTAACCGTGGCGGGGAGATTGTGCACATTGCACAGCAGGAATTCCCTCAATATTTCCCCAAACCGGGCTGGGTAGAGCAGAATGCCAACGAAATCTGGAGTTCCATTCTTGCCGTGATGGCTTCATGTCTGGCAGAGAGCGGAATCAAACCTATTCAGATTGCCGGAATTGGAATTACGAATCAACGTGAGACCGTTGTGGTATGGGACAAAGAAACAGGCAGACCCATCTATAATGCAGTGGTATGGCAATCCAGACAGACCGCAGATATCTGTGAAGAATTGAAGACGCAGGGTCTCGGGGACCTTTTCCGCCGTAAAACAGGATTACTGATCGATCCCTACTTCTCGGGAACAAAGGTGAAGTGGATTCTGGATCATGTCCCTGGTGCCCGGGAGCGGGCAGAGAAGGGTGAATTGCTATTTGGCACGATTGATAGCTGGCTGATCTGGAAACTGAGCGGGGGTACACATGTCACGGATATATCCAATGCCTCACGTACTTTGATCTATAACATCTATGATCTGCAATGGGATGACGAATTGCTGGATATCCTCGACATTCCTAAGGCTATGTTGCCAGAAGTGCGAGGTTCATCCGAGGTGTATGCACACACAACAGACTATCATTTCTTCGGTCATCGGATTCCGATTGCGGGAGCAGCAGGAGATCAACAGGCAGCGATGTTTGGTCAGGGCTGTTACACCAAGGGTAGTATGAAAAATACATATGGTACCGGTTGTTTCATGCTTATGAATACGGGAGAGAACCCGGTACAATCCAATCACGGACTGATTACCACGATTGCCTGGGGGATGAACGGCAAGGTTGAATATGCCCTCGAAGGCAGCATTTTTGTTGCAGGTTCAGCGGTTCAGTGGCTGCGTGATGGATTAAGAATGCTTCGCTCTTCAAAAGATAGCGAGGATTACGCCACACGCGTGCTTTCGACAGACGGCGTTTATATGGTACCTGCATTTGTGGGACTGGGCAGTCCGTATTGGGATAGTGAGGTTAAGGGTGCGGTGTTTGGCCTGACCCGAGGCACGACAAAGGAACACTTTATCCGTGCTACGCTTGAGGCGTTGGCGTATCAGACCAAAGATGTACTGGAGGCAATGGAATCCGACTCGGGTATTCCCGTGCATGCTCTGCGTGTGGATGGCGGGGCGGCGGCCAATGATTTTCTCATGCAGTTCCAGAGTGATATTCTGGGCATTCCTGTCGAACGCCCAACGGTGAACGAAACGACTGCATTGGGTGCGGCTTATCTGGCAGGATTGGCGGTTGGATATTGGACGAGTGCGGATGAATTGACGGATCATGAAAATACCGAACGTGTCTTCCAGCCTGTTATGGCTGAGCAACAACGAACAGAACTGTATGCAGGCTGGAAGCGTGCAGTGAACGCAGCAATGGCTTTTAAATAA
- a CDS encoding GNAT family N-acetyltransferase, with translation MYTKEMLITDPERSGKWVKAVVRNYVAADFEELIRIQAESFPPPYPEELLWSHEQLTSHVQHYPEGAICIEVDGELAGSMTSLRMQWDPEHPASHTWAQVTDDGYIRNHQPDGNTLYIVDLCVRPKYRKWGLAQLMMQAMYHLVIAQGMDRLLGAGRMPGYHLVADQLSAEEYLDQVAAGERRDPVISFLLRCGRMPVGVTADYLDDEESCNYAALMEWRNPFK, from the coding sequence ATGTATACCAAAGAAATGCTGATCACCGACCCGGAGCGAAGTGGCAAATGGGTAAAGGCTGTCGTCCGCAATTATGTCGCAGCCGACTTTGAGGAACTCATTCGTATTCAGGCGGAGAGTTTCCCTCCACCTTATCCGGAAGAGCTGCTCTGGAGTCACGAGCAGCTCACCAGTCATGTACAGCATTACCCGGAGGGTGCCATCTGTATTGAAGTGGATGGAGAATTGGCTGGCTCAATGACCTCACTGCGGATGCAGTGGGACCCCGAACATCCAGCAAGTCATACCTGGGCCCAAGTAACGGATGACGGCTATATTCGTAACCACCAGCCGGATGGCAACACGCTGTATATTGTCGATCTCTGTGTTCGTCCAAAGTATCGCAAATGGGGACTGGCTCAGCTTATGATGCAGGCGATGTACCACCTTGTCATCGCTCAGGGGATGGATCGGTTACTAGGTGCTGGCAGAATGCCCGGTTATCATCTGGTTGCAGACCAACTATCTGCGGAGGAATATCTGGATCAGGTAGCAGCGGGAGAGAGGCGTGACCCGGTGATATCGTTCCTGCTTCGCTGTGGCCGCATGCCTGTTGGTGTGACCGCAGACTATCTGGACGATGAGGAATCCTGCAACTATGCTGCCCTGATGGAGTGGCGGAATCCGTTCAAATAA
- a CDS encoding helix-turn-helix domain-containing protein, whose amino-acid sequence MITQAIDIIGKKWVLLIMYQLLSGPKRFTELEAEMAISGRLLSERLKEMETEGIVTRHMFPEIPPRVEYELTPKGRAIEPVIDQIYSWSSDWLKQQKSE is encoded by the coding sequence ATGATCACTCAAGCCATAGACATCATAGGCAAGAAGTGGGTACTGTTAATCATGTACCAACTGTTGTCTGGACCCAAGCGGTTTACGGAGCTTGAAGCAGAGATGGCGATCAGTGGACGACTTTTATCGGAGCGATTGAAGGAAATGGAGACGGAAGGTATCGTAACCCGACACATGTTTCCCGAGATACCTCCCCGTGTAGAGTATGAATTGACACCGAAAGGCAGAGCCATTGAACCTGTCATTGATCAGATCTACAGTTGGTCATCTGACTGGTTGAAACAGCAGAAATCCGAGTAG
- a CDS encoding glycerol-3-phosphate dehydrogenase/oxidase, which translates to MTETFSSAHRTEYLQNMANAHFDVLIIGGGITGAGIALDAASRGLKTALVEMQDFAAGTSSRSTKLVHGGLRYLKQYEVKMVAEVGRERAVVYENGPHVTTPEPMLLPIYTAGTFGRFSTSIGLMVYDRLAGVKRSERRQMLNAGAVSDSEPLLRKQGLLGGGLYVEYRTDDARLTIEVMKEAVKRGAQAVNYVKAKGFLKENGKITGIEAMDQIGGQTYTLKASKVINASGPWVDGLRELDGSRQGKTLQMTKGIHLVFDGERFPLRQAVYFDTPDGRMVFAVPRDGKTYVGTTDTVYQDDPAHPQISDSDRDYVINAVNGMFPDVRIGTEDVESGWAGVRPLIHEEGKNPSEISRKDEVWVSDSNLITIAGGKLTGYRKMAEMVVDLVARQMEQESGHSIGPCVTKKMPISGGDVGGSAGFVSYAERKIKDGVALGLARPAAERLVRTYGSNVEALYERMPDPRTKSELHGMPQELLLMLRYAIDEEMAVTPSDFLVRRTGDLFFRIDEVRRYKAAVISYMAGCLNWSEEQEVKHTQELDQLLLEASGKI; encoded by the coding sequence ATGACAGAAACGTTCTCGTCAGCACACCGGACCGAATATTTGCAAAATATGGCGAATGCACATTTTGACGTATTAATTATTGGCGGCGGGATTACAGGCGCAGGGATTGCATTGGACGCGGCTTCCCGTGGATTGAAGACAGCGCTTGTAGAAATGCAGGATTTTGCAGCAGGTACATCCAGTCGTTCGACCAAGCTTGTCCATGGCGGATTACGTTATTTGAAGCAATATGAAGTGAAGATGGTTGCTGAGGTAGGACGGGAGCGGGCTGTAGTTTATGAGAATGGGCCACATGTGACCACACCGGAACCGATGTTGTTACCGATCTATACGGCTGGCACGTTCGGCCGCTTCAGCACATCCATTGGACTGATGGTGTATGACCGGCTCGCCGGGGTGAAGCGCAGTGAACGGCGCCAAATGTTGAATGCTGGAGCGGTGTCAGACAGTGAACCTTTATTACGCAAACAGGGGTTGTTGGGTGGTGGACTCTATGTGGAGTACCGGACTGATGATGCCAGGCTCACCATAGAAGTTATGAAAGAAGCTGTCAAACGTGGGGCACAGGCAGTGAACTACGTTAAGGCGAAAGGTTTCCTGAAGGAAAATGGCAAGATCACAGGTATTGAAGCTATGGATCAGATCGGTGGTCAGACCTATACGCTGAAAGCAAGCAAGGTGATCAACGCTTCCGGTCCATGGGTGGACGGTCTGCGGGAATTGGACGGTTCGCGCCAGGGGAAAACGCTGCAGATGACCAAAGGCATTCATTTGGTCTTTGATGGTGAACGATTCCCATTAAGACAGGCCGTCTATTTTGATACACCAGATGGTCGAATGGTGTTTGCTGTCCCGCGTGATGGCAAAACCTATGTGGGGACAACCGACACCGTATATCAGGACGATCCTGCACACCCCCAAATTTCCGACTCCGACCGTGATTATGTCATTAATGCAGTCAATGGCATGTTTCCAGATGTACGGATTGGTACCGAGGATGTGGAATCTGGATGGGCGGGTGTACGACCACTAATTCATGAGGAAGGTAAGAATCCTTCCGAAATTTCACGTAAAGATGAAGTCTGGGTATCCGATTCCAACCTGATTACGATTGCCGGGGGCAAATTAACCGGATACCGTAAAATGGCCGAGATGGTCGTTGATCTCGTCGCACGCCAGATGGAGCAGGAGAGTGGGCATTCCATAGGCCCTTGTGTAACGAAAAAGATGCCCATCTCCGGCGGTGATGTAGGGGGATCGGCTGGATTTGTATCGTATGCGGAGCGCAAGATCAAGGACGGTGTTGCCCTCGGGCTTGCCCGACCTGCTGCGGAGCGGCTGGTTCGCACGTATGGTTCCAATGTGGAGGCACTGTATGAGCGAATGCCCGATCCACGAACCAAGTCCGAGCTTCATGGCATGCCACAGGAGCTATTGCTGATGCTGCGTTACGCGATTGATGAAGAGATGGCTGTAACCCCGTCTGACTTTTTGGTACGAAGGACAGGTGATTTATTCTTCCGTATTGATGAAGTTCGTCGCTATAAAGCAGCGGTTATCTCATACATGGCAGGTTGTTTGAACTGGTCTGAAGAGCAAGAGGTTAAACATACACAGGAACTGGATCAGCTGCTGCTGGAAGCATCCGGCAAAATCTGA
- a CDS encoding AbrB/MazE/SpoVT family DNA-binding domain-containing protein produces MKRTGMKRSLDRLGRIVLPKEMRDTMEIHIGDPLEFFIEGKELILRKYKSTLCIFCGDVDTEMYFKEQFICRTCAIQLKHPDDSPDWFVPQNKQAPAPVERPASKSAPVSSPAREEGTTADNQEYPDLRPKTARMLQQMKEIVEQNPGLAQQQIAEKLGISQGRVSQLKKLL; encoded by the coding sequence ATGAAAAGAACCGGAATGAAGAGATCTCTGGACCGTCTTGGACGAATTGTCCTTCCCAAAGAAATGCGGGATACGATGGAAATCCATATCGGCGATCCGCTTGAGTTTTTCATTGAAGGGAAAGAGTTGATTTTAAGAAAGTACAAATCAACATTATGTATTTTTTGCGGTGATGTAGATACGGAAATGTATTTCAAAGAACAATTCATCTGCCGGACTTGTGCAATTCAATTAAAACACCCGGATGACTCTCCCGACTGGTTCGTACCTCAGAACAAACAGGCTCCTGCACCCGTGGAGCGTCCTGCTTCCAAATCCGCCCCAGTCTCATCTCCCGCTAGGGAAGAAGGGACCACAGCTGACAACCAAGAATACCCGGATCTGCGGCCGAAGACGGCACGCATGCTGCAACAGATGAAAGAAATTGTTGAACAGAATCCCGGTTTGGCTCAACAGCAAATTGCGGAAAAGCTTGGCATCAGCCAAGGACGCGTCTCTCAATTAAAAAAGTTACTATAA
- a CDS encoding carbon-nitrogen hydrolase family protein yields MKLRVSAVQYQLHTISSFEQFAAQAEHYIRTASEYGTEFVLFPEFFTTQLMSIGDKQGNALTIEDLPNFTEQYEQLFTSLAAKYGMHVIGGTHVIRREGKLYNTAHMFYPDGRIARQDKIHITPTEVQEWNMAPGEGLEVFDTDKGRIAMLTCYDIEFPEIVRMAKAKGADVIFCPSCTDDRHGFYRVRYTSHARAVENQVYVVLTGTVGNLPTFDFMRANYGQAAIITPNDIPFPPRGILAEGEINNDMIVTADLDLDLLYEVRERGSVTTWRDRRTDLYTDWE; encoded by the coding sequence ATGAAACTGCGGGTATCCGCTGTACAATACCAATTGCACACAATCAGCTCGTTTGAGCAGTTCGCCGCTCAGGCTGAGCATTACATACGGACAGCGAGCGAATATGGAACCGAATTTGTGCTGTTCCCGGAATTTTTCACAACGCAATTAATGTCCATTGGGGACAAACAAGGCAATGCTCTGACAATTGAGGATTTGCCAAACTTTACGGAACAATATGAACAACTGTTCACTTCACTCGCTGCCAAGTACGGCATGCACGTCATCGGGGGAACCCACGTCATTCGCCGTGAAGGGAAGTTGTATAATACAGCCCACATGTTCTACCCAGATGGTCGCATCGCTCGCCAGGACAAGATTCACATTACACCAACCGAAGTCCAGGAATGGAACATGGCTCCCGGAGAGGGACTTGAGGTGTTCGACACCGATAAAGGCCGCATTGCCATGCTGACCTGTTACGATATTGAATTCCCGGAAATTGTACGGATGGCCAAAGCCAAAGGCGCAGACGTAATTTTCTGTCCTTCCTGCACGGACGATCGTCATGGATTCTACCGTGTGCGTTATACGAGTCATGCCCGTGCGGTAGAGAATCAGGTGTATGTTGTGTTAACCGGAACAGTGGGTAACCTGCCGACCTTTGATTTCATGCGTGCCAACTACGGACAGGCTGCAATTATTACGCCGAATGATATCCCGTTCCCGCCACGTGGCATTCTGGCCGAGGGTGAGATTAACAACGATATGATCGTGACCGCCGATCTGGATCTGGACTTGCTGTATGAGGTACGTGAACGTGGATCGGTAACGACCTGGCGTGACCGCCGTACTGATCTGTATACCGATTGGGAGTAG